Sequence from the Methanobrevibacter arboriphilus genome:
CAAATAATAATTAATATCTAAAACAACCATTTCATTAATAAAAATATCTTCATGAAAGCATATTCATATAAGAACATTTAATATAAAAGCAATTCACATCAGAATATCTTCATATCAGAATAAAAAATAAGTTAAAATTCAATTAAGAATCTATAAGATTATTATATTTTATAAATTAATTAAAATCTAATAAATCAATAATTAATTAAACTAATTAACTCAATTAAATTAGTTAACTCAATTAAACTAAGTAAACAATTAAACTAAATGAAAACTTAATTAAACTAAATAATAGATTAATTAGATGAGTAATAGCCTAATTAACAAATAAAACCTTATAAATCTAATTAAATATTAGACTAAAGAATATTAATGAATGATATTACTAAATTATATCACTAAATGATTACTAAAGAATAATACTTTAATTAATGAACAATCTTAAGATCAAGAAGTTTATTAAATAAAGAATTTAAACAAAGAATAATAAAAGGATTAAAAAATTGAATTACTATTCAATTATTCTTCATCCTCAATTTCTTCTTCTTCAATATTATCATCAGTATCTTTTCTTGCAATAAGTGATTCAACATGAACTGCTACTTCTTCGTCAGAAATTTTTCTATATTTTCTAGTTTCTTTGTCAATAACAGCTATTTCAACACTTTCAACTGTAGTTTTACCTTCAGTAGCTTCATAGACAGCATCAAGAGCTAAATCAATTGCTTCATTAATAGTCATATCTTCTCTGTAATTTTCTTCAAAAACATCCATAGCAGCAGATCTTCCAGATCCTATAGCAGTTGCTTTATATTCAATTAATGCCCCACTAGGATCAGTTTCAAAGAGTTTACATCCGTTTTTATTTACTCCACCAATGATAAGTGCAGAACCAAATGGGCGTACACCACCATTTTGAGTATACATTTGTTTCATATCACAAATCTTTTTAGCTAAAGATTCAACTCTTATTGGTTCATTATAAGTAATTTTATTAATTTGAGATTCCATTCTTGCTCTTTCAATTAATGCTCTTGCATCAGCTACTAATCCAGATGTAGCTGCACCTATGTGGTCATCAATTTGAAAGATCTTTTCAATAGATTTGGATTCTACAAGTTTACTTGTAGTTCTTTTATCTACTAAAAGTACAATACCTTCTTTTGATTTTACACCTAAAGAAGTAGTACCTCTTTTTACTGCCTCTCTTGCATATTCTACTTGGAATAGTCTTCCATCTGGGCTAAAGACAGTGATAGCCCTATCATATCCAGCATTTTGTAAAGGTTGCATATTTTAATACCTCTCGTTTTTTAGCAAAGTTATTTTTTAATTATTATTTATAATTCTAATTAATAAACTAACAATAATCAGTAAAATATTAATTATCAATCAATTATATTACCAACCAATTGGATTATTGATGAATTATATAATAACAAATCATATTAATAATAGATCATTTAATAATAAAATATTTTTTTTATATAAAATATTTTTATTAAATTTTATTAAATTATTTTTATAATTATCTTAAATTATTTTCATAATATATCATTTATTATAATAAAGTATGATAATTTAAATTATTATAAGCTATATTAATAATTTATATTTAATAATCTATATAATAAAATAAATATTATATTGAATAAAATCTAGATTTGTTTTAATCTATTAAGTTTTTAATAATAATTAAATTATATTAATCTTTAATTAAAACATGTGAATTTTAATTAAATATATTATCTTTAATTATATTGACTTTAATTTTATTTTAGTTTACTTTATGTTTTAATTTTTATAAAAAAATTTCTTTTAAAAAAGTTTTTTATATCTTTTAATAATAGCAAACAACTCAAAATCATACTTAAATAATTGAATAATATATAATAATATATTACATAATGATAAACATAATATTTAGTAATATATACTATTAAATGCATTAATTATAAAGCATTTATCAAAATATAGCACATATGGTTTAAATTAAAAATCCAAATTGAAAACTAAACTAAACCTCCATGATTTAGTGATAGATATTTTCTTATGTTTTATCCTTTTATAGATATGTGCAACTTACTTAATAAACTTTTCTATTGATGAAGATATAGTTCCAGATATACCTATAGTTGTTATAGCTATTTTTTTATTATTGTAATTAGATAATAATGCTAAACTTCCACGAACTTTCTCTTCACAACCTCTTTTACAACGAAGAACAACTTTAAAATGGTAATACGAAGGCTCTTCTTCTTCATAATTAATAAAATTATTAATACTATTAGTATTAACTTTATTATTATTGTTATTACTATTATTGTTGATATCAGTATCAATATCACTATTATTGATATTATTATCTATTTTATAATGATTTGAAGAATAATTACTAATATCATAAAACTTCATTAACCAAAGATTAAAATCACTAGTTCCTATTTCACCATATAATCTTAAACAGGCATACCAAATAGCTGAAACCAATTCATCTTTTGAAATTTTTAATTCTGACTTTATATCCAATACTAAATATCTATTATTAATACGTAATGTAGGAGGTAATATTTTTAATTTCATATTCATAAATCCTATAAATCTTCAAAGATCCTTATAAATCCTTATAAATTATTATAAATTATTATAAATTATTATAAATCCATATAAACTTAGTTATTTATTTATAAATAATGTTATTTAGACTAAATAATTAGAGGAACCACCTATAACTAATCTAATAATCATTATTAATCTTTTTAACACCAAGAACAATCATATTTTCTCTTTCATTGTTAAATTCAATCAATTGATTAGGATAATCATCTAAACATAAATCTAAATCATCTTGAGAAAGACCAAAATTTTTAAAAACAGAAAAAATATCTTTAGGAGATCTTGTTTCCCAAATTGATGATGCACCAGAAGTTATTATTAAAGGAAATCTAAATTTGTTATATAATTTAATAATTTCTCTAAAATGAGCCATTATTTTTGCCCTAAAACTTAAATAACTAGACAAAATATCATTAAAACAAAGTTCAATAGCAACATTATTTCTAACAGCTTCTTTAGCTAAAACATGATTAATTCCACAAGAATTACGATTTCTAAAATAAGGTCTTGAAAGAACATCAATTTGCCTATTTTCACAAGCAGCCCGATTTATAGTTAAATCTCCTCCTAAAACAGAAATATATTTAGATTCATTCCTATATTTTTTAGAGAGTTTATATAATTCATTCTGACTTTTAGGATTAATTTCAAGCCCAAATTCAAATTCAAATTTATTTTCACTGTTGATTTTATTTTCATTTTGATAATTAGCTATTATTTCATCTATTTCTTGATTTAATTCATTTTTATAATTAATAGCTTTTTTAAAATTCTCAGTAGAATAATTTAGATTAACATAATCCCATCCTAAATTATAAGCATCCAAGATCAAATCTTTATCAAGTTTATAATTCTTTCCTTTTAAATTTAAATCATGGAACTTCATTAAACACCTCATTTTAGATAATTCATTTATAGATAACACTACTACTAATAATTAAATTTAATCTTATAATAATTAAATATAATCATCTAATACATCATTCAAAAGAGATATAGCTACATTTTTTTTAGCAGGGTAAGCTGCAACTTTTATTTTAAGATGAATTGAATCACCAGTATCACAAATCTCCCAGTTTTCTTCACAAGCTGAAGATTTAGAAAATCGGAGGAATAGATTTCCATTTTTATCAACTTTTCTTTCTAAATCATCACTTAACTTACACAATGATTTTTTATCCATATCTAAAAGATTTTTAAAAAAATCTTTTGTTTCTCTTTTTCTCTCAATCTTTCCAGATAAAATAACAATATCATCTTCAAGTATGCCTTCAGCTAATTCACGGTCTGGTTTAGCTGTTGGAAGAAGATTTTTTAATCCTTGCAATAGCTCTTCTTCATTTTCATCTGCATAAACAAACAATCTATATCTAATATTATGAATCATTTTAATCAACACAAAAACAATTTGAATTATGTATACATGATAAATTTTATTCTATAATCAATATTAATTAGTATTATAATTAATATTTTAATAAATTTCTATTAAATGTTTTAATAAATAACTGAATTTTTAATGAATATATTAATTTATAGTTTACTTAATATCTCATATATTAAATATTATTCTTAATATTATATTATATCAAAATTAACATATTAAGATTTCTAAAAAATACTCAAATTAGGTTATAAAAATAAAAAAATAAGAAAATACTAAAAAATTAGGAAAAATAATGATAAAATATTTAGATAGAATATAAAATATTTGGTAAAAATAATTAAATATGAATAGAAATAATATAAAAAAATAAATATTTGAATAATATTTTTAAAATAAAAAAGAACAATGAAATAATCTTAAAAAAAGAATAAAAATAATTATAAAAGAATAAAAGAACAATGAAAAAAAATAAGCAAAAAAGAATAAAAAAGAAAAATTAAAACAAGAAATAACTTGTTTTATTAATGTCTCTTTTCAGAACCTTTTCCTCTTGTTTTTCGTCCTCTACCTTTCTTACCAGCACTAGTTAAACCTCTAAGAGCTCTATTTTTGTGTTGACTTTCGCAAATCCAATTAATTTTAGGATCATTGATAATAGAAGGACTTTGTGGATCTACTAAAATAACTTCAAAGAATTTGAATTTACCATCAGACCATACCCAGTAAGAGTTTAAAACTTCCATATTAGGGTATTTTTTACTTACACGTTCTTCAGCTATTCTTTGGATAGATTTTGAAGGAGTTATCTTATTTACACCCATACGTTTTGGTCTACGACCTGCAGTAAAACGAGTTTTTCTCCTTCCACCACGACGTACTCTAGTTCTAACAACAATATAACCTTTCTTAGCTTTATATCCAAGGGATCTAGCACGATCGATTCTTGTAGGTCTGTCTATTCTCTGAATTACTTTTTCACGTCTCCAAATTGGAGCTCTTTCCCACATAAGTTCTCTTACATAAGACTTATCAGGATTTTTCCATGCATCTCTAATATACTTGTACATTATTACACCTCTTGTTCAGCAATTAAGCCACATCCAGGGATTATATCCCAAAAAGAGTTTATTTATTAATTAATAGATTATTATAGTAATTAATATTCCATCAATTATTATAATATTAATTAAATAACATATTAATTACAATTTAATACATTATAGTAATCACGATTAATTACTAGATTGTATTAATTACTTAATTAATATATCCATAATTAAAATACCTATAATTAACACACCATCTTTAAATTAATTCTTAACTTTAGATGATAATAAAATATTTAATATAAGAGGTATAAAAACCTTTCCTTTATTTATAAAAAAATAAAAAAAATAAAATATATAAAAAATAAAATAAACTAAAAAATAAAAACAGAGATAAAGAAGAATTTATCCCTTAAAAATTTAAACATTAATTTTGTTTTCTTCTTAGTAATATTCCTAAAACAATGAATATTGCTAATATAGCTGGGATTAAAGGTATTCCTGTTTTTTTCATAAAAGCACTAGCTTTATCTGTATTAGTATGGTTTGTTTTTGTATTATTTGTAGTATTTGTTTTGTTTGTATTGTTTGTATTGTTTGTTTTGTTTTGATGATTAGTTATTACTTTCAATATATTACTACTATTAGAAGAAAGATATAGGTCATCCCCCACAAATTCAACATTTACTGTTAAGTTACCTACAGTATTTGCAGTGTATTTTAGTATTGCAATTCCATTTTCATCAGTTATAGCTTCACCAATATAATTACCATTGATATAGAACTTGAGAGTTTTATCAGATAATGGGTTACCATTGTGATCTAATAGTTTAGCAGATAAGATCACATCTTTACCTTTTCCAGTAGTCTTTTTATCAACAATGACATTAGTTGGTGCCTTAAAGTTGACATTTACAAGGACACTGCCACTATTATATTGATCATTACCTAAGAAAGTTACATTGAGATTTCCAAGATATGGTACTGTTATTGAATATGGAATAATAGCTACACCATCTACAAAAACAATATCATAATAGGTATGATTGCCAATAGTAACATTAGCTATAATATTAATGGTTTCATCAAGTTTAACAGCAACATTAACTGTTTCACCAACAGTTCCATTAGGAATTTCAGCAGAAATAGTTGAATTTAACTTATTAACTAAAAAGTTAGTTTTATTTATGAAATCCATATAGTAATAATCACCAGATAAACTAACAGAAACACTAATATTACCTACATTAGAAACAGTATAGTTTAAAATCCAACCACCAGTACTATTAACATCAACAAGATAATTATTACCCTCTATAGTAACATTAACCTGTGTAATATTAGTATAATTAGCTAATTGGCCACTAATAGTAATATTATCCCCAATATTTGGATTGTTAGGATTGATAACAATGCTAGAATTAGTACTATTCTTAAACACTTCAAAACTAGTAGTATTAGTAAATGCTGTGTAATTATCATTACCATCAAAACTAATAGCTACTGTGATATTACCTGTCTTTTCAGTTGTATAATTAAGACTCCAATCACCATCAGCACCAATGGTAACATTATAATCATTACCATCAACAGTAACAGTTAAAGAATCAGAACCATCACCAAGATAACCAGCTAACTGACCACTAATAATAGCATCATTTCCAACATGAACATTAGAAACAACAATACTAGAATTAGTACTATTCTTAAACACTTCAAAACTAGTAGTATTACTAAAACCAGTATAATTGTCATTACCATTAAAGTTAACAGCCACTGTGATATTACCTGTCTTTTTAGTAGTATAATTAAGACTCCAAAAACCAGTACTATCAACAGTAACAGGATAAGTATTACCACCAATAGTAACATTAATACTACTTATTCCAGTATAATTAGCCAATTGACCAGTTACATTAACATTTTCACCAATATTAACACTAGATGGACTAACAACGATAGTAGAATTAGTGGTTTTTAATACATTAAACATAGTAGAGTTACTGAAGTCAGTATAGTATGAATTACCAGTTAAACTAACTAAAACTGAGATACTACCAGTACGGTTAGTTAAATAAGTTAAAGTCCAATCACCATTGCTATTCACATCAACAAGATAAAGATTACCATCAACAGAAACATTAACCTGTGTAATATTAGTATAATTAGCTAAATGTCCTGTGATAGTAACATTATTATCTATCTTGGGATTAATTGGATCTATTACAATTGTTGAATTAGTAGTCATCATTACATAGAATTGGAAACTAGTATCTTGCATATCTAAATGAGCAAGAACATATTGCCAGTTGGTTCTATTGATTGTGTAGTTATATTTAAATCTATCATTCCAAGTACTATTAAAAACAAAGCCATTAAAAGTACCATTGATGGCAAAATAAGGTAAATATTCCACACCATCATTATTACGAGTAGTATTTAATACCAGAAGATTAAATATTATTTGATCACCAATAACAATACCATTCAAGCTTGTAGTATTAGCTATATTAAGAATATAATGATTATTAGTATTCAAATTAGTATAACCAGCAATACTATTCTTACCCCACCAATTATAATCTGCGCTAACATTAGCAAAATTAGCAAAGAAAACTTTATTGGAATAGTTTCCAACAAATCGATTATAATTGATACCTACATTAGCAGAATTAACATAAATATCAATACCAGTACCATTATCCACATATTCAACATAGCCACTATAATATTCATCAGCCCAACTTGTAGCAACAATAGTATTATTGAAGAAGTTTGAACCATTTATAGAAAATTCATTATTAGTGTAAATACCAGCACCCCAAGCATTATTCGAACCAAAATCATATCGAGATCCTGCATATGAAGTGATGTTATTATTAATGAACGTAGAATTTGTCACTGACAATCCTTTACCTGAGTTGAAAACACCTGCTCCTTGAGCATCAGAATGAGGATAATTATAATCATTAGATCCTGCATCAGAGGTGATTTTGTTATTATTAAAGATAGAATTGATTAATTTAAAGTTATCACCAGTATTGTAAATAGCACCACCATATCCATGAGCATCAGCAGATACATAGCCTGACCAAGATTCTGAATAAATAGTGTTATTGTTAAATTCAGAGTTATTTACACTGAGATTAAGACCAGTATTATAAATAGCACCACCATATGCAAAAGAATCCTGTCCCCAATTATAGTGATAAGTTCTAGTGTAAGCAGTGTTATTTGTAAATTTTGAATTATTTATCTCAAGGTTGTTAGCAGTGTTATAAATAGCACCACCATAAGTATAAGCTGGTGATGATGCGGATGTATTAACAGTAGATGCATTATTGTTTTTAAAGACACAGTTAGTTATAGTTGTTTTACCTGCGGTTATGTAAAGAGATCCACCATTTCCATTATTTATATAACCATTTATAAATGTTATATTTTCAAAAGTAATGTTAGAATTACCAGAAATATTGAACATTCTTCCTAATCCTCTTGCATCAATGATAACTTGATCAGGAGAACCATTTCCACGAATCAAAACATTTTTACCACTA
This genomic interval carries:
- the psmA gene encoding archaeal proteasome endopeptidase complex subunit alpha is translated as MQPLQNAGYDRAITVFSPDGRLFQVEYAREAVKRGTTSLGVKSKEGIVLLVDKRTTSKLVESKSIEKIFQIDDHIGAATSGLVADARALIERARMESQINKITYNEPIRVESLAKKICDMKQMYTQNGGVRPFGSALIIGGVNKNGCKLFETDPSGALIEYKATAIGSGRSAAMDVFEENYREDMTINEAIDLALDAVYEATEGKTTVESVEIAVIDKETRKYRKISDEEVAVHVESLIARKDTDDNIEEEEIEDEE
- a CDS encoding Rpp14/Pop5 family protein, which codes for MKFYDISNYSSNHYKIDNNINNSDIDTDINNNSNNNNNKVNTNSINNFINYEEEEPSYYHFKVVLRCKRGCEEKVRGSLALLSNYNNKKIAITTIGISGTISSSIEKFIK
- the rnp3 gene encoding ribonuclease P protein component 3, translating into MKFHDLNLKGKNYKLDKDLILDAYNLGWDYVNLNYSTENFKKAINYKNELNQEIDEIIANYQNENKINSENKFEFEFGLEINPKSQNELYKLSKKYRNESKYISVLGGDLTINRAACENRQIDVLSRPYFRNRNSCGINHVLAKEAVRNNVAIELCFNDILSSYLSFRAKIMAHFREIIKLYNKFRFPLIITSGASSIWETRSPKDIFSVFKNFGLSQDDLDLCLDDYPNQLIEFNNERENMIVLGVKKINNDY
- a CDS encoding RNA-binding protein, whose amino-acid sequence is MIHNIRYRLFVYADENEEELLQGLKNLLPTAKPDRELAEGILEDDIVILSGKIERKRETKDFFKNLLDMDKKSLCKLSDDLERKVDKNGNLFLRFSKSSACEENWEICDTGDSIHLKIKVAAYPAKKNVAISLLNDVLDDYI
- a CDS encoding 50S ribosomal protein L15e, whose amino-acid sequence is MYKYIRDAWKNPDKSYVRELMWERAPIWRREKVIQRIDRPTRIDRARSLGYKAKKGYIVVRTRVRRGGRRKTRFTAGRRPKRMGVNKITPSKSIQRIAEERVSKKYPNMEVLNSYWVWSDGKFKFFEVILVDPQSPSIINDPKINWICESQHKNRALRGLTSAGKKGRGRKTRGKGSEKRH
- a CDS encoding Ig-like domain-containing protein is translated as MIKIYNLKFIRFFLLFIVAVFILVSISSINAADINLNSTNSSGIGGAIDDIGSGSDIDNTLTLNPGTYNKTSDINVSINFSGKNVLIRGNGSPDQVIIDARGLGRMFNISGNSNITFENITFINGYINNGNGGSLYITAGKTTITNCVFKNNNASTVNTSASSPAYTYGGAIYNTANNLEINNSKFTNNTAYTRTYHYNWGQDSFAYGGAIYNTGLNLSVNNSEFNNNTIYSESWSGYVSADAHGYGGAIYNTGDNFKLINSIFNNNKITSDAGSNDYNYPHSDAQGAGVFNSGKGLSVTNSTFINNNITSYAGSRYDFGSNNAWGAGIYTNNEFSINGSNFFNNTIVATSWADEYYSGYVEYVDNGTGIDIYVNSANVGINYNRFVGNYSNKVFFANFANVSADYNWWGKNSIAGYTNLNTNNHYILNIANTTSLNGIVIGDQIIFNLLVLNTTRNNDGVEYLPYFAINGTFNGFVFNSTWNDRFKYNYTINRTNWQYVLAHLDMQDTSFQFYVMMTTNSTIVIDPINPKIDNNVTITGHLANYTNITQVNVSVDGNLYLVDVNSNGDWTLTYLTNRTGSISVLVSLTGNSYYTDFSNSTMFNVLKTTNSTIVVSPSSVNIGENVNVTGQLANYTGISSINVTIGGNTYPVTVDSTGFWSLNYTTKKTGNITVAVNFNGNDNYTGFSNTTSFEVFKNSTNSSIVVSNVHVGNDAIISGQLAGYLGDGSDSLTVTVDGNDYNVTIGADGDWSLNYTTEKTGNITVAISFDGNDNYTAFTNTTSFEVFKNSTNSSIVINPNNPNIGDNITISGQLANYTNITQVNVTIEGNNYLVDVNSTGGWILNYTVSNVGNISVSVSLSGDYYYMDFINKTNFLVNKLNSTISAEIPNGTVGETVNVAVKLDETINIIANVTIGNHTYYDIVFVDGVAIIPYSITVPYLGNLNVTFLGNDQYNSGSVLVNVNFKAPTNVIVDKKTTGKGKDVILSAKLLDHNGNPLSDKTLKFYINGNYIGEAITDENGIAILKYTANTVGNLTVNVEFVGDDLYLSSNSSNILKVITNHQNKTNNTNNTNKTNTTNNTKTNHTNTDKASAFMKKTGIPLIPAILAIFIVLGILLRRKQN